A portion of the Paenibacillus hamazuiensis genome contains these proteins:
- a CDS encoding MarR family winged helix-turn-helix transcriptional regulator codes for MHRLEDDQLAVWRAFVNAHAAVIERIEKDLSDQRKVPLTTYDVLVALYQSPEKKLRMTDLAKKVVLTRSGLTRVVERLEREGYVTRERTEEDRRGAFAVLTREGKKAFLATWPTYADGIWNYFLSVLDEEERKAIEKGLSKVYRTLLEER; via the coding sequence ATGCACCGACTTGAAGATGATCAGCTTGCCGTTTGGCGTGCGTTCGTAAATGCGCATGCGGCCGTTATCGAACGAATTGAAAAAGACTTGTCCGACCAGCGAAAAGTGCCGCTCACGACGTACGACGTGCTGGTCGCTCTTTACCAATCGCCGGAAAAAAAGCTGCGGATGACCGATCTGGCCAAAAAGGTCGTGTTAACCCGCAGCGGGTTGACCCGGGTCGTCGAGCGGCTGGAACGCGAAGGATATGTTACCAGGGAAAGAACGGAGGAAGACCGGCGGGGAGCTTTTGCCGTACTGACGCGGGAGGGGAAAAAAGCGTTCCTCGCCACTTGGCCGACTTATGCGGACGGCATATGGAACTATTTTCTCAGCGTCCTGGACGAAGAGGAGCGTAAAGCGATCGAAAAAGGGCTATCAAAGGTATATCGCACGCTGCTGGAAGAACGCTGA
- a CDS encoding DMT family transporter, which yields MNGILFGLVAAFSFGTADFFAGKASRQTGIYSTLFYMQLVGLLFLTAALTWQGQWHLLLAYSHVAAAGLWMLLDLIGILFLYQGLVTGKASVVAPIASSFSVFTVVLAVMSGERIDAASLAAIVLTLAGIIFATLVLSGVRRNISGQKLESGAVWAILAALFLGAAFFGLRYPQAALGGLATVWVGRLQATILLPIVYACCKKRIVRPDLKRGGLIVLVGVLDAAALVCYNLGLGLEDTSIVITATSLFAVVTLLWGVLAGGEKLSWNQWAGIVCTFAGIVMISVQ from the coding sequence ATGAACGGGATACTTTTCGGGCTTGTGGCCGCTTTTTCATTCGGTACCGCCGATTTTTTCGCGGGCAAAGCAAGCAGGCAAACGGGGATATATTCCACGCTTTTCTACATGCAGCTTGTCGGATTACTGTTTCTTACGGCAGCTTTAACCTGGCAAGGGCAGTGGCATTTGCTGCTGGCCTATTCGCACGTTGCCGCAGCCGGTTTATGGATGCTGCTTGACCTGATCGGCATTCTTTTTCTTTATCAGGGTCTGGTTACCGGCAAAGCTTCGGTTGTAGCTCCGATCGCGTCAAGTTTCTCGGTATTCACCGTCGTTTTGGCCGTTATGTCCGGAGAACGCATTGACGCAGCTTCGCTGGCGGCTATCGTGCTCACTTTGGCAGGCATCATTTTTGCCACATTGGTTTTATCCGGGGTGCGGAGGAACATATCCGGGCAAAAGCTCGAAAGCGGAGCGGTGTGGGCGATTTTGGCGGCGTTATTTCTCGGTGCGGCGTTCTTTGGGCTTCGTTATCCGCAAGCAGCGCTGGGCGGTCTGGCAACGGTATGGGTCGGCCGTCTGCAGGCGACGATTTTACTCCCGATCGTATACGCGTGCTGCAAGAAGCGAATCGTGCGGCCCGATCTCAAACGCGGCGGTCTGATCGTTCTTGTCGGCGTTTTGGACGCCGCCGCCCTCGTTTGCTACAATCTTGGGCTGGGACTTGAAGATACGTCCATTGTGATTACGGCAACATCGTTGTTCGCCGTCGTCACTTTGCTGTGGGGCGTGCTTGCAGGCGGCGAGAAGCTGTCGTGGAATCAATGGGCGGGCATCGTCTGCACGTTTGCGGGGATCGTGATGATTTCCGTGCAATAA
- a CDS encoding NADP-dependent oxidoreductase, producing the protein MVAINQQIFLAKRPEGLPAEDTFGFRHIPIDKPEQDQVLVKTLYLSVDPYMRGRMSTEKSYIEPFVLNEAIAGSMIGEVVESRSEHLQAGDKVQGFLPWQLYNTVDASAVTKINRLDVPLSAYLSVLGITGLTAYFGMLDIGAPKQGETVVVSSAAGAVGSIAGQIAKIKGARVVGIAGTEEKAAYLEKELGFDIGINYNQVDDLQKALEEACPDGVDVYFDNVGGSISDAVISLLNDFARIPLCGTISSYNNKDTDVGPRIQPKLLKTRSLLKGFIITDYAERFDEGLGELAGWLSEGKLKYNETVTTGFENTPNAFLDLFKGKNVGKLLVKVSDPAN; encoded by the coding sequence ATGGTCGCAATAAATCAACAAATTTTTTTAGCCAAACGTCCGGAAGGATTGCCTGCGGAAGATACATTCGGATTTCGTCACATACCGATCGATAAGCCTGAGCAAGATCAGGTGCTTGTCAAAACCCTCTACCTGTCGGTAGATCCATACATGCGAGGGCGGATGAGCACCGAAAAGTCGTATATTGAACCTTTTGTTTTAAATGAGGCGATTGCCGGATCCATGATCGGCGAAGTGGTTGAATCCCGTTCGGAGCATCTGCAGGCCGGTGACAAGGTTCAAGGCTTCCTGCCTTGGCAGCTTTACAACACCGTCGATGCCTCAGCCGTCACCAAAATAAATCGCTTGGATGTTCCGTTATCCGCTTATTTAAGCGTGCTCGGAATTACCGGTTTAACCGCGTACTTCGGGATGCTGGATATCGGTGCGCCGAAACAGGGAGAAACCGTCGTTGTTTCAAGCGCTGCGGGAGCCGTCGGCTCCATTGCCGGCCAAATTGCGAAAATCAAAGGCGCCCGCGTCGTCGGCATCGCAGGAACGGAAGAGAAAGCCGCATATTTGGAAAAAGAGCTCGGTTTCGATATAGGAATCAACTACAATCAGGTTGATGATTTGCAAAAAGCTCTTGAAGAAGCGTGCCCCGATGGAGTGGACGTTTACTTCGACAATGTCGGCGGCAGCATCTCCGATGCCGTTATCAGTTTGCTGAACGATTTTGCACGAATCCCGTTATGCGGCACGATCTCATCTTATAATAACAAAGACACGGATGTCGGACCCCGCATTCAGCCGAAGCTGTTAAAGACACGTTCGCTGCTCAAAGGATTTATTATAACCGATTACGCAGAGCGGTTTGATGAAGGGCTTGGAGAGCTTGCCGGATGGCTTTCCGAAGGCAAACTCAAGTACAACGAAACCGTTACGACAGGCTTTGAAAATACGCCGAACGCATTTCTCGATTTGTTTAAAGGAAAAAATGTAGGCAAGCTGCTTGTAAAGGTAAGCGACCCTGCAAATTGA
- a CDS encoding NAD(P)H oxidoreductase, with product MKVLTVVSHPRVQSLTFSVAEQFTQGLKDAGHETEVLDLHRSGFNPVLWEADEPDWSNEHKTYSPEVQAEMERMKKHDALAYIFPIWWYGLPAMLKGYIDRVWNHGFAYGSKKLHHKRVLWLGLAAAPAEHFEKRQYDKMMAQQLNIGMADYVGIRDSKLEILYDTLDSKPGIHEKLLERAYRLGYDYDGISRNEAIDFR from the coding sequence ATGAAAGTACTGACTGTTGTATCGCACCCGAGAGTTCAATCTTTAACTTTTTCCGTTGCGGAACAATTCACTCAAGGCCTCAAAGATGCAGGCCACGAAACGGAGGTGCTGGATCTTCATCGAAGCGGATTTAATCCCGTATTATGGGAAGCGGACGAACCGGACTGGTCGAACGAACACAAAACCTACTCTCCGGAAGTGCAAGCGGAAATGGAACGAATGAAGAAACACGATGCTCTTGCATATATTTTTCCGATTTGGTGGTACGGCTTGCCGGCCATGTTAAAGGGTTATATCGACCGCGTATGGAATCATGGTTTTGCATACGGTTCGAAAAAGCTGCATCATAAGCGGGTATTGTGGCTCGGTCTCGCCGCCGCTCCGGCTGAACACTTTGAGAAGAGACAATATGACAAAATGATGGCTCAACAGCTTAATATCGGAATGGCCGATTACGTAGGAATCCGCGATAGCAAATTGGAGATCTTATATGACACTCTGGATTCGAAACCGGGCATTCATGAGAAGCTGCTGGAGCGGGCTTATCGGCTCGGTTACGATTATGACGGCATTTCCAGGAATGAAGCGATTGACTTTCGTTAA
- a CDS encoding nitroreductase family protein yields MSSTVQTDFFTVIRERHSVRYFDPSHTLGEQEIKELLELAGSAPSSWNLQHWKFVAFTDPAAKEKLRPVANGQRQVVDASVTVAILGDLEANRNAEAVFRPVVQAGLDDAYAGYSSYRAMIEQIEAAYANASPTYRRDEAIRNASLAAMQLMLAAKAKGLDSGPMVGFDADAFVKAFNVPPRYIPVLLVAIGKAVKPARPTTRFPAEQTVVWNGF; encoded by the coding sequence ATGTCATCTACCGTACAAACCGATTTTTTCACCGTCATCCGTGAGCGTCATTCCGTCAGATATTTTGATCCGTCGCACACACTCGGCGAACAAGAGATCAAGGAGCTGCTGGAATTGGCCGGCAGCGCCCCGTCGTCCTGGAATCTTCAGCATTGGAAATTCGTCGCCTTTACCGATCCGGCAGCCAAGGAAAAGCTGCGACCTGTCGCTAACGGCCAAAGGCAAGTCGTCGACGCCTCCGTTACCGTCGCCATACTCGGAGACCTGGAGGCGAACCGGAATGCCGAAGCCGTGTTCAGACCCGTCGTCCAGGCCGGACTTGACGATGCTTACGCCGGTTATTCATCTTACCGGGCCATGATCGAGCAAATCGAGGCTGCTTATGCGAATGCGTCTCCTACCTATCGTCGCGACGAAGCGATTCGCAACGCTTCGCTTGCCGCCATGCAGCTGATGCTCGCGGCAAAAGCGAAAGGTCTCGACTCGGGCCCGATGGTCGGCTTCGATGCCGACGCTTTCGTCAAAGCGTTTAACGTGCCGCCGCGCTACATTCCGGTCCTGCTTGTTGCCATTGGCAAAGCGGTAAAACCCGCCCGGCCCACAACACGCTTCCCCGCGGAGCAGACGGTCGTATGGAACGGGTTTTGA
- a CDS encoding DMT family transporter, translated as MNQNGLKLAYVCAVLNAAIIGFSFLFTKVALEYAPPMDTLAYRFAVSFAAMSIPVLLGRVRLSYRGKPLFKPLLLATMYPLGFFLFQAFGLRHATSSEGGILLAFAPVLTALLAFVFLKESMTVLQQLSIGLSVAGVVFIFVMKGNGIDWSSLGGIFLLFLSCLAFAGYSVLARSLLKSYGPTEISFLMLGIGFVFFLAAAIADHAVSGTAGSLLAPLGSGTFIVSILYLGILSSLVTALTANYALSKIEASKMSVFANLATVVSIAAGAVFLGENIEVYHLLGSAMIIAGVIGTNRFGRTSPKVKQSAENYSKESI; from the coding sequence TTGAACCAAAACGGACTGAAACTCGCTTATGTATGTGCGGTACTGAATGCAGCAATCATCGGTTTTTCCTTTTTATTTACCAAAGTGGCACTGGAATACGCCCCGCCGATGGATACATTGGCATACCGTTTTGCCGTATCGTTTGCGGCCATGTCGATCCCCGTTTTGCTGGGCCGGGTTCGTTTGAGCTATCGCGGCAAACCGCTGTTTAAACCGCTGCTGCTGGCCACGATGTATCCGCTTGGATTTTTCCTGTTTCAAGCGTTCGGGCTGCGGCACGCAACTTCGTCCGAGGGAGGTATCCTGCTTGCCTTCGCTCCCGTTTTGACGGCGCTGCTCGCTTTCGTCTTTTTGAAGGAATCGATGACCGTCCTGCAGCAGCTATCGATCGGCCTGTCGGTTGCCGGCGTTGTGTTCATCTTCGTCATGAAAGGAAACGGCATCGACTGGTCCAGCTTAGGCGGAATATTCCTGCTGTTCCTGTCGTGTCTCGCCTTCGCCGGGTACAGCGTTTTGGCCCGGTCGCTGCTGAAATCCTACGGCCCGACGGAAATCAGCTTTTTGATGCTCGGCATCGGCTTCGTCTTTTTTCTCGCTGCAGCGATTGCGGATCATGCCGTCTCCGGTACGGCCGGAAGTCTGCTGGCTCCACTCGGAAGCGGCACCTTCATCGTATCGATTCTTTACCTGGGGATCCTGTCCTCGCTCGTCACGGCTTTAACCGCAAACTACGCTTTGTCCAAAATAGAAGCTTCGAAAATGAGCGTATTCGCCAATCTGGCGACTGTCGTCTCCATTGCAGCGGGCGCGGTTTTTCTCGGGGAAAACATCGAGGTTTACCACCTTCTCGGCTCGGCGATGATCATAGCGGGAGTCATCGGAACGAATCGTTTCGGACGAACAAGTCCAAAAGTAAAGCAATCCGCTGAAAATTATTCAAAGGAGTCGATTTGA
- a CDS encoding PLP-dependent aminotransferase family protein: MKRYLDILSDMEGKIAVGQFASGQKLPSVRHAAKHYGCSISTITRAYAELEKRHAIYSIAQSGFYVVEKPGDRSVASPGKRIDFASTSPDPNVFPYLDFQHCLNKALDIYKYDLFTCGDSKGLKTLRHTLVSHLSSDQIFAKAERIIVMSGAQPALELLAKMPFPNGNSAILVEQPSYDIYLRFLEAEGIPVCGIVRTAEGIDLHELEEKFRNGGIKFFYTMSRYHSPLGTSYSVEERKAIARLAQKYDVYVVEDDFLADLGEDSGADPIYAYNGASHVVYVKSFSKIVFPGLRIGAVVLPEKLLETFCEYKRYADTSQLSQAALEVYIKSGMYERHKRKISSQYTARIRSLNEAVRRYNEAGLIEIPDVRSGVFVQFKLPQTVNLERLIKRLAEKEIAVASGKRFYLSDYLEREKFLRISIARAQPEHIEEGVRAIIEEVRREARSLY; this comes from the coding sequence ATGAAAAGATATTTGGATATCCTTTCCGACATGGAAGGAAAAATAGCGGTAGGACAATTCGCCTCGGGCCAAAAGCTGCCTTCCGTCCGCCATGCGGCGAAGCATTACGGCTGCAGCATCAGCACGATTACACGGGCGTATGCAGAATTGGAGAAACGCCATGCCATCTATTCGATCGCCCAAAGCGGCTTTTACGTGGTCGAAAAGCCGGGAGACCGGTCCGTTGCCAGTCCAGGCAAGAGGATCGATTTCGCCTCTACGTCGCCGGATCCGAATGTGTTTCCGTATTTGGATTTCCAGCATTGTTTGAACAAAGCTCTGGACATTTACAAATACGATCTGTTCACCTGCGGCGATTCGAAAGGGCTGAAGACGCTTCGTCATACGCTCGTTTCCCATTTGTCCTCGGATCAAATATTTGCCAAAGCGGAACGGATTATCGTTATGTCGGGGGCCCAACCGGCGCTCGAGCTGCTTGCTAAAATGCCGTTTCCGAACGGGAATTCCGCCATTCTGGTCGAACAGCCGAGCTACGACATTTATTTGCGTTTTCTTGAGGCCGAGGGCATACCGGTATGCGGAATCGTCCGTACGGCGGAAGGTATCGATTTGCACGAACTTGAGGAAAAATTCAGAAATGGCGGAATCAAGTTTTTTTATACCATGTCCAGGTATCACAGCCCGCTCGGCACCTCGTACAGTGTAGAAGAGAGGAAAGCGATCGCCCGTTTGGCCCAAAAATATGACGTTTACGTCGTGGAGGACGATTTCTTGGCTGACCTCGGCGAAGATTCGGGCGCGGATCCGATTTACGCCTATAACGGGGCGTCGCACGTCGTATATGTGAAAAGCTTCTCGAAAATCGTCTTCCCGGGGCTGCGGATCGGTGCCGTCGTTTTGCCGGAAAAGCTGCTGGAGACATTCTGCGAATATAAAAGATACGCAGACACCTCGCAGCTGTCCCAGGCGGCGCTTGAAGTGTATATCAAAAGCGGCATGTACGAGCGGCACAAGCGCAAAATAAGCAGCCAATATACGGCCAGGATCCGCTCTTTGAACGAAGCGGTGCGCCGGTATAACGAAGCGGGACTTATCGAAATACCGGATGTCCGCTCCGGCGTGTTCGTGCAGTTCAAGCTTCCGCAAACGGTCAATCTGGAGCGGCTCATCAAGCGTCTTGCGGAAAAGGAAATCGCGGTCGCCTCCGGCAAAAGGTTTTACTTATCGGATTATTTGGAACGGGAAAAGTTTTTGCGGATCAGCATCGCGAGGGCGCAGCCGGAGCATATCGAGGAAGGCGTGAGGGCGATCATTGAGGAAGTAAGGCGGGAAGCCAGGTCGCTCTATTGA
- a CDS encoding MFS transporter, which produces MNTETISGKYAASSGRSATIAIYALTLGAFAIGMTEFVIMGLLPEVAADLNVSIPAAGLLITGYALGVAVGAPFITISTHKMPRKALLLLLMGIFIAGNALAAVAPNYAVLMAARFVAALTHGSFFGVGSVVAAELVPKEKRAGAIALMFTGLTLANILGVPFGTFLGQAYGWRSTFWVITAIGIVALIGVMTLVPKVKAAPSSLSQELGVLRRPAVHIALLMTVFGFGGVFTAFTYIAPILTDITGFSSGAVSYILVLFGVGITIGNIYGGKLADWKLLPSLIGTLVLLAVTLALFSLTDAYKIPALITIFVLGVASFGTVPGLQLHMLNTAKEAPTLASTLNIAAFNLGNAFGAYLGGIVIDLQIGGGLPAVPLTAALVTVIGILFALWGLQMRQKS; this is translated from the coding sequence ATGAATACAGAAACCATTTCCGGCAAATACGCGGCGTCATCCGGAAGAAGCGCAACCATCGCCATCTACGCTCTTACGCTGGGAGCATTTGCGATCGGGATGACCGAATTCGTCATCATGGGCCTTCTTCCCGAAGTAGCCGCCGATCTTAACGTTTCCATCCCGGCGGCCGGATTGCTGATCACCGGCTATGCGCTCGGGGTCGCCGTCGGCGCTCCGTTCATTACGATATCCACGCATAAGATGCCGCGCAAGGCGCTGCTGCTGCTGCTCATGGGCATCTTCATCGCGGGCAATGCGCTGGCCGCTGTCGCGCCGAACTATGCCGTTTTGATGGCGGCCCGTTTTGTAGCGGCGCTCACCCACGGTTCCTTCTTCGGCGTCGGCTCCGTCGTCGCTGCGGAGCTCGTTCCCAAAGAGAAACGCGCGGGCGCCATCGCCTTGATGTTTACGGGACTTACGCTCGCCAACATCCTCGGCGTACCGTTCGGAACATTCCTCGGCCAGGCTTACGGCTGGAGGTCCACCTTCTGGGTCATTACCGCGATCGGAATCGTGGCGCTTATCGGCGTGATGACGCTCGTTCCGAAGGTAAAAGCCGCCCCGTCGAGCTTATCGCAGGAGCTTGGCGTACTGCGCCGTCCGGCCGTTCACATTGCGCTGCTCATGACCGTATTCGGCTTCGGCGGCGTGTTCACCGCCTTCACGTATATTGCGCCGATATTGACGGACATCACGGGTTTTTCTTCCGGTGCCGTATCCTATATTCTCGTCTTGTTCGGCGTCGGCATCACGATAGGCAACATTTACGGCGGCAAGCTGGCGGACTGGAAGCTGCTGCCCTCGCTGATCGGAACGCTCGTGCTGCTCGCAGTCACGCTCGCTTTGTTCAGCCTGACCGATGCGTATAAGATCCCGGCATTGATCACCATATTCGTACTCGGCGTCGCCTCGTTCGGCACGGTGCCCGGGCTGCAGCTTCACATGCTGAATACGGCCAAGGAAGCGCCGACCCTCGCATCGACGCTGAACATCGCCGCTTTCAACCTGGGCAATGCTTTTGGCGCATATCTGGGCGGTATCGTCATCGATCTGCAAATCGGCGGAGGGCTCCCCGCTGTTCCGCTAACGGCGGCGCTTGTGACGGTCATCGGCATTCTGTTTGCCTTGTGGGGATTACAAATGCGTCAAAAAAGCTGA
- a CDS encoding type 1 glutamine amidotransferase domain-containing protein, with protein MDKKRILIVVTNHTEIHEGKRTGIWLSEFAEAYLEFTAQGYEVKVASPLGGPGPVDPGSVDANTPKHVLDTQRYLEDTVKLDSVSAETFDAIFLPGGHGTMYDLPNDRKLQQLLRDFYEAGKVVAAVCHGPAGLVGATLSSGEPLVAGKRVSAFTDREEAATTLDRHLPFLLESKLRDLGAIFVAAPNWTCHCEVDGSLVTGQNPQSTLAVTKAVIEILG; from the coding sequence TTGGATAAAAAGAGAATATTGATCGTCGTCACTAACCATACTGAAATTCATGAAGGCAAACGGACGGGCATTTGGCTGTCGGAATTCGCCGAGGCTTATTTGGAGTTCACCGCCCAAGGATACGAGGTCAAGGTGGCAAGCCCGCTCGGGGGACCGGGTCCCGTGGATCCGGGCAGCGTCGATGCCAATACGCCCAAGCATGTTTTGGATACACAGCGGTATCTGGAGGACACGGTGAAATTGGACAGCGTCTCGGCCGAAACGTTCGATGCGATTTTCTTGCCGGGCGGTCACGGAACGATGTACGACCTGCCGAACGATCGCAAGCTGCAGCAGTTGCTGCGCGATTTCTATGAAGCCGGCAAAGTGGTCGCCGCGGTTTGTCACGGACCGGCCGGCCTCGTCGGCGCAACATTGTCAAGCGGCGAGCCGCTCGTCGCCGGCAAACGGGTCAGCGCGTTCACGGATCGCGAGGAAGCGGCAACCACACTTGACCGGCATTTGCCGTTTTTGCTCGAAAGCAAGCTGCGCGATCTGGGGGCTATCTTCGTGGCCGCTCCGAACTGGACCTGCCATTGCGAGGTTGACGGCAGCCTGGTAACCGGGCAGAATCCTCAATCCACCCTTGCGGTAACCAAGGCAGTTATTGAAATATTGGGGTGA
- a CDS encoding LysR family transcriptional regulator — MVDFEWYRSFIAIYKHNSVSEAAKTRMMTQPAMSQHLSALEAEVGEPLFTRTSRKLTPTERGKELYSQVAPLIERLEETTVSLKAASLPTLKVIRIGTAHEFYCENILPRLNELNMCTVSYFGTADQLLEILKEDKADIIFTSKKFIAPGIEYVKLYDEEFAVVAPAHMEVPDTDRPTDIEQWLCAQKWISYGLELPIIRRLWRQHFQKRPLIKPVHVIPNLHMILRAIENGSGISVLPTYLLRQPNEKAKIILEQLKVTNELYIAYQMKHKHLQEMGRIVKIIRENE; from the coding sequence ATGGTCGATTTTGAATGGTATCGAAGCTTCATTGCCATATACAAGCACAATTCCGTGTCGGAAGCCGCCAAAACGCGGATGATGACGCAGCCGGCGATGAGCCAGCATTTGTCCGCCCTGGAAGCCGAGGTCGGGGAGCCGTTATTTACAAGAACGTCCAGGAAACTGACGCCGACCGAAAGAGGGAAAGAGCTCTATTCCCAGGTTGCCCCGCTGATCGAAAGGCTGGAGGAAACGACGGTGAGCCTGAAAGCGGCGTCCCTGCCTACGCTTAAAGTCATCCGTATCGGTACCGCACACGAATTTTATTGCGAAAACATACTACCCCGGCTGAACGAGCTTAACATGTGTACGGTATCGTATTTCGGAACCGCGGATCAATTGCTGGAAATTTTGAAGGAAGACAAGGCGGACATCATCTTCACTTCCAAAAAGTTCATTGCTCCGGGGATCGAATATGTAAAGCTGTACGACGAGGAGTTTGCGGTCGTCGCTCCCGCGCATATGGAGGTTCCGGATACGGATCGGCCCACGGACATCGAACAATGGCTTTGCGCGCAAAAATGGATCAGCTACGGACTGGAGCTGCCGATCATCAGACGGCTATGGAGGCAGCATTTTCAGAAAAGGCCGCTCATTAAACCCGTCCATGTCATTCCCAATCTGCATATGATTTTGAGGGCGATTGAAAACGGGTCGGGGATCAGCGTGCTGCCAACATACCTGCTGCGTCAACCGAACGAAAAGGCCAAAATCATATTGGAGCAATTGAAAGTAACAAACGAATTGTACATTGCCTACCAAATGAAACATAAGCATTTGCAGGAAATGGGCAGAATTGTGAAGATCATACGCGAAAACGAGTAA
- a CDS encoding MFS transporter, with translation MSTDPQARLRTASPEVAAVNKRAMGWSLALLALAQLIYGLDINIVFVALPEIGQGLGFSEQSLQWVVSAYTVFCGGFLLLGGRAADLLGQKRMFIFALILYALSSLMGGLAWEPLVIVIARAIQGIGAAFLFPATLSLINRLFEEGPRRNRALAVWGGAGASGLTIGSILGGVLTNAFGWEAVFLVNVPLAGLVALAALFIIPRDERRDQKRHFDMPGAVTVTAGATLLVYVLVQGPESGWNSPNIIICAVLSLVILSIFTLIEGRSKAPLMSLHLFRNRSLVTGTLITFIYMGTFGALPYFLTTLFQNVHGYSALQTGLAFIVPSLAIAAGTQLGERLATRLEARSTLLIGMIVGIAGTILIPIGAYTGSSYLIIVPGLVISGIGQGITWTGMWVAASSGVAREDQGVASGIASTTLNIGNAVGLAILIAVANSGIQGKTGESLREAVAAGERTAVYLAALGILLGAVVALFLPRKR, from the coding sequence ATGTCCACCGATCCACAAGCACGGCTGCGCACCGCTTCGCCTGAGGTCGCTGCTGTCAATAAGCGCGCTATGGGATGGAGCCTGGCTCTGCTCGCATTAGCCCAGCTCATCTATGGGCTCGACATCAATATCGTTTTCGTGGCTTTACCGGAGATCGGTCAAGGTCTTGGCTTCTCGGAGCAGTCGCTGCAATGGGTCGTCAGCGCCTACACCGTTTTCTGCGGAGGCTTCCTGCTTCTTGGCGGGCGTGCCGCCGATTTGCTCGGACAAAAGCGAATGTTTATTTTCGCGCTCATTCTCTATGCGCTTTCGTCACTAATGGGCGGCTTGGCCTGGGAGCCGCTTGTCATCGTGATCGCCCGCGCCATCCAAGGCATTGGGGCGGCGTTCCTTTTTCCGGCCACGTTGTCGCTGATCAACCGGTTATTTGAGGAAGGACCGCGCCGCAATCGCGCGCTGGCCGTATGGGGCGGGGCCGGAGCCAGCGGGCTGACGATCGGCTCGATCTTGGGCGGGGTGCTGACCAATGCGTTTGGTTGGGAGGCGGTATTTTTGGTCAATGTTCCATTAGCGGGATTGGTTGCATTGGCTGCGCTGTTCATAATTCCCCGCGACGAGCGACGGGATCAAAAGCGTCATTTTGATATGCCCGGCGCTGTCACCGTGACCGCGGGTGCCACCCTTCTGGTTTATGTTCTCGTACAAGGACCCGAGTCCGGCTGGAATTCCCCAAATATTATAATATGCGCGGTACTTTCCCTGGTCATTTTATCTATTTTCACCCTCATCGAAGGACGCAGCAAAGCTCCTTTAATGTCGCTGCATCTTTTTCGCAACCGCAGCTTGGTTACGGGGACGCTCATTACCTTTATCTACATGGGAACGTTCGGCGCACTGCCGTACTTCCTGACCACGCTCTTCCAAAACGTGCACGGATACAGCGCCTTGCAGACCGGTCTCGCCTTCATCGTCCCTTCGCTGGCGATTGCGGCGGGTACTCAGCTCGGCGAACGGCTGGCGACCCGGTTGGAGGCACGCAGCACACTGCTTATCGGCATGATCGTCGGCATTGCCGGAACGATACTGATTCCAATAGGCGCTTATACCGGCAGCAGCTACCTCATCATCGTTCCGGGGCTCGTTATTTCCGGCATCGGCCAAGGCATTACGTGGACCGGAATGTGGGTTGCCGCTTCAAGCGGCGTAGCCCGGGAGGATCAAGGCGTAGCGTCCGGAATCGCGTCGACCACATTAAACATCGGCAATGCCGTAGGTCTGGCTATCCTTATTGCCGTCGCCAACTCGGGCATTCAGGGAAAAACGGGCGAATCTCTGCGCGAAGCCGTCGCTGCGGGCGAAAGAACAGCGGTTTATCTGGCGGCGCTTGGTATACTGCTCGGCGCGGTTGTCGCTTTGTTTTTGCCGCGAAAACGGTAG
- a CDS encoding ArsR/SmtB family transcription factor, translated as MRQNDEIALSQAAKVLSDPIRLKILMLLKEGRQEIYQSPVCSAYSDAICPEDLKLGLGDISSSKLSYHLKELKEEGFIQECREGKRIFYLLKPDRFKILVESLRVFTN; from the coding sequence ATGAGACAAAATGATGAAATTGCCCTGTCCCAAGCGGCCAAAGTACTTAGCGACCCTATACGGCTGAAAATTTTAATGCTTCTTAAAGAGGGGAGGCAGGAGATATACCAGTCCCCCGTCTGTTCGGCATATTCCGACGCGATCTGTCCGGAGGATCTGAAGCTCGGCTTGGGCGATATTTCGTCGTCTAAGCTGTCGTATCATCTGAAGGAACTGAAGGAAGAAGGCTTCATTCAGGAGTGCAGGGAGGGGAAACGGATTTTTTATCTCCTGAAGCCCGACCGGTTCAAAATCTTGGTTGAATCGCTTCGCGTTTTTACTAACTGA